The Pontiella desulfatans sequence GGCGTGGGCTATTCCACCGTCAGCGTCAAGGGCAACAAGCTCTACACCATGGGGCACCAGGAGGGCACCGATATCGTATATTGCCTCGATGCGAAGAGCGGCGAGAAGATCTGGGACTATTCCTATCCGTGCAAAACCGGGAAATACAAGGGGCCGCGTGCAACACCGGTGGTTGATGGGCAATTTCTCTACACCGTTAGCCGCGAAGGCGAGCTGTTCTGCTTCGAGGCCGAGTCCGGCCAGAAAAAGTGGAGCCTCGATGTGCTTGATGAAACCAAGAATGAGGATAGTCGTTGGGGATGGGGAATATCGACTTCGGCGGTCGTGGAAGGCGACCTGATCCTGCTCAACATCGGAAAGGCCGGAACGGCGGTTGATAAGCATACCGGAAAGATCCAGTGGACGAGTTCGGGGCTGCAGAGTTATGCCTCCCCCGTGGTCTTCACGCACAAGGGGAAGCGGCTGGCCGCCATCTTCAGCGCGCCCGGCCTCCAGATCGTCGATGCCAAGTCCGGAAAGAAGATCGACGACTACGGATGGGAAACCAAGTATGACATCAACGGCGCCGACCCGTTGGTCATCGGCGACCGGATTTTCATCTCCTCCGGCTATGATCGCGAAGCCGCCATGTTGGATTTTTCATCGGGCAAGCTGAAAAAACTGTGGAACAGCGACGTCATGAAAATGCAGTTCAGCAGCGCGATCCATGCCGATGGATACATCTACGGGGTGACGGGGCAGAATAAGAAAAAAGGGCACCTGCGTTGCATCGATATGGACGGCGAAGAGCAGTGGAGCATGCCGATCGGGTTTGGTTCCGTGATTGCAGCCGATGGCAAGCTGATTGCGTTGGGCGAAAAGGGAACCCTCTACTTTGCTGAAATTTCCCCGAAGGAATATAAGGAAATTTCAAGCATCGAAACCGGACTCAGCCAGCTCTGCTGGACGCCCCCCGTGCTCGCCAACGGCATCGTCTATTGCCGCAACGACAAGGGAACCCTCGTCGCCGTCGATGTCTCGAAATAAATCCATTCTAATATGCCAATGCGCCGAGCGCGGGTTGGTTAACGTAGACGGAGCTTCCGGCTCCGTTGCGGATGGGCAGGTGGTTTCTATTCCCGACCTCTGCAAGGCCGCTGCCGA is a genomic window containing:
- a CDS encoding PQQ-binding-like beta-propeller repeat protein; its protein translation is MEKWMGCLLVAAVAAGAVADDWHTWRGPNGDGISNEKGWNPMGAKTLWTKELGVGYSTVSVKGNKLYTMGHQEGTDIVYCLDAKSGEKIWDYSYPCKTGKYKGPRATPVVDGQFLYTVSREGELFCFEAESGQKKWSLDVLDETKNEDSRWGWGISTSAVVEGDLILLNIGKAGTAVDKHTGKIQWTSSGLQSYASPVVFTHKGKRLAAIFSAPGLQIVDAKSGKKIDDYGWETKYDINGADPLVIGDRIFISSGYDREAAMLDFSSGKLKKLWNSDVMKMQFSSAIHADGYIYGVTGQNKKKGHLRCIDMDGEEQWSMPIGFGSVIAADGKLIALGEKGTLYFAEISPKEYKEISSIETGLSQLCWTPPVLANGIVYCRNDKGTLVAVDVSK